The genomic DNA CTAAGGTTGTTAAAGGCGGCCGTATTTTCGGTTTTACCGCGTTGACCGTAGTGGGTGACGGCAAGGGTAAGGTCGGCTTTGGTCGTGGTAAGGCCCGTGAAGTGCCTGCTGCTATCCAGAAAGCCCTGGAAGCTGCCCGCCGCAACATGATTCAGGTGGAGCTTAACGGCACCACCATCCAGCACCCGATGAAGGCTCGTCACGGTGCCTCCAAGGTGTACATGCAGCCGGCCGATGACGGTACCGGTGTAATTGCCGGCGGTGCCATGCGTGCCGTGCTGGAAGTCGCAGGCGTTCAGAACGTACTGGCCAAGTGCTATGGCTCCACCAATCCGGTAAACGTGGTTCGGGCTACTTTTAACGGCCTGAAGTCCATGGCTTCTCCGGAGTCTGTGGCTGCCAAGCGTGGCAAGTCTGTCGAAGACATTCTGAACTAAGCGCAGATAACGGAATCGTTACGATGGCTGATAAGATCAAGGTAAAGCTGGTTAAGAGCATCAACGGCCGGCTGGAAAAGCATAGGGCCTGTGTGCGCGGTCTCGGTCTGCGCCGCATCGGCCACACTGTGGAAGTTGAAGATACCCCGGCAGTACGCGGCATGATCAACAAGGTCGCGTATCTGGTGCAGGTAGAGGGAGAATAAGTGATGCGTCTGAATGATCTGCATCCCGCTGAAGGTTCCCGTCCGGACGCCAAGCGCGTTGGTCGTGGTATCGGCTCCGGCCTGGGCAAGACCGGTGGTCGCGGCCACAAGGGTCAGAAGTCCCGTTCCGGCGGAACCGTGAAGCCCGGTTTCGAGGGTGGTCAAATGCCGCTGCAGCGTCGTGTGCCGAAGTTCGGTTTCACGTCCAAGCTGGCTATGGGCACTGCTGAAGTCCGTCTTGCTGAACTGGCTAAAGTTGAAGGCGATGTGATCGATCTGGCCGCCCTGAAAGCAGCCAATGTTGTGCGTCGTGACATGAAGCGCGCCAAGATTGTTCTGCAGGGCGAAATCGACCGTGCAGTAACCATTCGCGGCGTAGCGATCAGCAAAGGCGCCCGCGAAGCGGTCGAGAAAGCTGGCGGTAAAGTCGAAGAATAAGGCAGCGCTTTATGGCGAAGAATCGCGCTCAGACATTGAATGGTGGTCCGCCGAAGGCTGACAGTAGCGCAATGCGTGAGCTGTGGCGGCGAATCGGTTTTCTGTTGGGCGCCCTGGTGGTGTTCCGGATCGGGGCACATATCCCGGTCCCGGGCATGAACCCGGAAGCGTTGCAACAGATGTTCAACAACAACCGGGACACCATTCTTGGCCTGTTCAACATGTTCTCCGGGGGTTCCCTGGAGCGCATGAGTATTTTTGCGCTGGGCATCATGCCCTACATTACTGCCAGCATCGTGATTCAGCTGATGACGGCAGTAGTGCCTACCCTGGAACAGCTTCGTAAGGAAGGTGAGCAGGGTCGACGCAAGATTACCCAGTACACCCGTTATCTGACGGTATTGCTGGGTGGCATCCAGTCCTTCGGCATGGTGGCCGGACTGAACAGCCAGGGCATTACACTGCTGCCGGAAACGGCCAGCACTATGCAGGTTGCCAGCTTCTATTTTGTGGCGGTAACCACCTTGCTGACCGGTACCGTATTCCTGATGTGGCTGGGTGAGCAGATTACCGAGCGTGGTATCGGCAATGGTATTTCCATGCTGATCTTCGCTTCCATCGTGTCAGGCCTGCCTGGTGCCATTGCGCAGACTTTCGAGTCCGCCCGTACTGGTGACCTGAGCCTGATCATGATGTTGTTCGTGTTCCTCGTGGCCCTCGCCGTGATTTTCGGTGTGGTGTTCATGGAGCGTGGGCAGCGCCGTATTACGGTGAACTATGCGCGCCGTCAGCAGGGACGTCGTGTGTATGCAGCGCAGCAGAGTCATCTGCCGCTGAAGGTGAACATGGCAGGCGTGATTCCGGCTATCTTTGCCAGCTCCATTCTGCTGTTTCCGGCATCTCTGACCCAGTGGTTCAGTGATTCCAATCCGGATTCCTGGTGGGGCCAGGCACTGAGAAACGTGAGTGATGCTCTGCTGCCGGGTACGCCGCTGTATATTCTGCTGTTTACCCTGGCAATCGTGTTCTTCTGCTACTTTTATACTGCGCTGGTGTTCAATCCGAAGGATGTCGCTGACAACCTGAAGAAATCCGGCGCTTATATTCCGGGCATTCGCCCGGGCGAGCAATCTGCTCGCTATATCGACACAGTGATGGGGCGTTTGACCCTGATCGGTTCGGTATACATGACGCTGGTGTGCTTGCTGCCACTGGGTCTGCAGGCAGTTGCCAACGTGCCCTTCTATCTGGGCGGTACCTCCCTGCTGATTGTGGTGGTGGTGGTGATGGACTTCTGGTCGCAGGTTAATTCGCACCTGACGTCCACCCAGTACGAGAAGTTGATGAAGAAATCCAACCTGAAAGGGTATGGTGGCACCGGTCTGGTGCGTTAACGAACGAGGCGAGTGCGATGAAAGTTCAGGCTTCTGTGAAGAAGATCTGCCGAAACTGCAAAGTGATCCGTCGTAAGGGTCGCGTCATGGTTATCTGCAGTGCCGAACCCCGGCACAAGCAGCGCCAGGGTTAAGGTTACGTCTTCTTTTAAGTGTTTGGTTGAAATTCAGTCGGTGTAGCGCTAGACTCTGCCGCCTTTCGGCGCCCTTGAGTCTGGCG from Alcanivorax sp. includes the following:
- the rpsE gene encoding 30S ribosomal protein S5, producing the protein MAKVDPNEGLQEKLVQVNRVAKVVKGGRIFGFTALTVVGDGKGKVGFGRGKAREVPAAIQKALEAARRNMIQVELNGTTIQHPMKARHGASKVYMQPADDGTGVIAGGAMRAVLEVAGVQNVLAKCYGSTNPVNVVRATFNGLKSMASPESVAAKRGKSVEDILN
- the secY gene encoding preprotein translocase subunit SecY, which codes for MAKNRAQTLNGGPPKADSSAMRELWRRIGFLLGALVVFRIGAHIPVPGMNPEALQQMFNNNRDTILGLFNMFSGGSLERMSIFALGIMPYITASIVIQLMTAVVPTLEQLRKEGEQGRRKITQYTRYLTVLLGGIQSFGMVAGLNSQGITLLPETASTMQVASFYFVAVTTLLTGTVFLMWLGEQITERGIGNGISMLIFASIVSGLPGAIAQTFESARTGDLSLIMMLFVFLVALAVIFGVVFMERGQRRITVNYARRQQGRRVYAAQQSHLPLKVNMAGVIPAIFASSILLFPASLTQWFSDSNPDSWWGQALRNVSDALLPGTPLYILLFTLAIVFFCYFYTALVFNPKDVADNLKKSGAYIPGIRPGEQSARYIDTVMGRLTLIGSVYMTLVCLLPLGLQAVANVPFYLGGTSLLIVVVVVMDFWSQVNSHLTSTQYEKLMKKSNLKGYGGTGLVR
- the rpmD gene encoding 50S ribosomal protein L30, which translates into the protein MADKIKVKLVKSINGRLEKHRACVRGLGLRRIGHTVEVEDTPAVRGMINKVAYLVQVEGE
- the rpmJ gene encoding 50S ribosomal protein L36 gives rise to the protein MKVQASVKKICRNCKVIRRKGRVMVICSAEPRHKQRQG
- the rplO gene encoding 50S ribosomal protein L15; the protein is MRLNDLHPAEGSRPDAKRVGRGIGSGLGKTGGRGHKGQKSRSGGTVKPGFEGGQMPLQRRVPKFGFTSKLAMGTAEVRLAELAKVEGDVIDLAALKAANVVRRDMKRAKIVLQGEIDRAVTIRGVAISKGAREAVEKAGGKVEE